CGAAGGCCTGTCCGCTGCCCGTACGTCGATCGCCGCCTCCGGGGGCATCGTCGCCACCGCTCGGAGCGCTGACGTGACGTCCTTGGACGGGGTTCGTGACCTTGCCGCCGAGGTCCACGCCGGCACGGCCGCGGTCGATGCCGTGCTGAACGTCGCCGGCATCGCGATCTGGGGCAAGGTCGAGCACATGTCCGCGCAGCAGTGGCAGCAGGTGATCGATGTGAATCTGATGGGACCGATCCACGTCATCGAGACCTTCGTTCCGGCGATGATCCAGCACGGGCGTCGTGGCCATCTGGTCAACGTGTCGTCAGCTGCCGGCTTGGTCGGTCTGCCGTGGCATGCGGCGTACAGCGCCAGCAAGTTCGGAGTGCGCGGGGTCAGCGAGGTGTTGCGGTTCGACCTGGCGCGACACGGGATCGCGGTCACCCTCGCCTGCCCCGGCGCCGTCGACACACCGCTCACCGAGTCGATGCGGATCGCCGGGATCGACACCAGCACAGCGCAGTTCGCCAGGCTTCGGCGACGGTTCCAGCATCGCGCCGTCAGCCCACAACTAGCGGCCGAACGGATCGTCAACGGCATGCTCGCCCGCAAGACGCTGGTCTACACCTCCGTCGACATCCGCGCCCTGCATGCCGTGCAACGCTACGTGCCACCGGCCTACTCGGCGATGATGCACGCGGCCAACCGGATGGCCGACCGGGCCGAAGGCAGTCTGCGATGAGTACCGGACGGCAGAACCCGAGGGTGCGACCAGGACGACTCGGTCAGATCGGGGTCACCGCCTGGGTGCTGGCCCGCGCCGGGGGTCGACTGGCGAAGACCGAACCGATGGACCTGTTCCGGGTACTCGGGCGCAACAAGGGGCTCTTTCGGGGCTGGCTGCATTTCGCCGGTCGGCTGATGCCCTTCGGGACCCTGCCCCGCGCGGAGTCCGAACTGGTCATCCTGCGGGTGGCTGCCCTGCGTGGGTCGGACTATGAGTTGCACCAGCATCGCCGGATCGCCCGCGGCGCTGGTCTCAGCCGGGAGCAGATCGCCCTGGTCGGAACCGACCTGGCCGATGGCGATTGGACCGATCGACAGCGGGTCATCCTGGCGGCGGTCGACCAGTTGGTGCTGACCCGCGACGTCGATGACTGCGCCTGGGCCGAGGTCGCTGAGCACCTCGATGATCGCCAGTTGGTCGAATTGGTCCTGTTGGCAGGGCATTACGACATGCTGGCGGCGGCGATCCGGGCGCTGCGGATCCAGCCGGAGACGCCACTCAGGTGACGTGCGCGTACGTCACCCGGCGGACGATCTGACTGATCACCTGCTGTGAGGTGCCGTACTCCTGCGCCAACCGGGTCTGTGAGGTGCCCGCGGCCGCCGCCGCACGGATCCGCCGGATCTGGTCGTCGCTCAACGGCTTCGGGGCGCTAGCGCCTCGGCGACCACTGATGATCGAGTCGATGGTGTGCCGGGAGATGCCCAGGTCAGCGGCGATCTCGGCGCGCTTGTCTCCCTCGGCGACCCGGCGGCGTACGTGCTCGATCTGTTCGTCCGACAGGGTCTTTCGCGGGGAGCTCGCCGCACGCTGGGGCGCCGGGCGTGGGGCACGAGTGGCGATCGGACCACCGGCTGCGGCACGGGTGCGTCCGTTCACGATCGCCGACACAGCCGTCTGAGCGATCCCGAACTCCGTTGCCAGATCGACCTGTCGGGCGCCCGCGGCGTACCGCTCACGCAGGCGTACCACCTCAGCGTCACTCAACGCCATCATTGCCACCGCTGTGTCGACAGGAAGACTCGCAGGGCCGAGGTGAACGCCTCGGGCTGGTCGGAGTGCAGCCAGTGCCCCGCGTTCTTGATGACCACGTAGGTCATCCTCGGGAACAAGCGCTCCATCTCCGGTCGGTCGGCGTCGGTGATGTAGTCCGACCGCTCCCCCGCCAACCACAGCACCGGATGGTCGAAGGTGGCCTCGATCTGCGGGAACCCCGCGATCGGAATCAGACTGTCCCGCAACAGGTCCAGGTTCGCCTGCCACCGGAAACCATCCGGGGATGAGCGCAGGTTCTGCAGCAGGAACCCGCGGACCGCATCGTCCGGCACGAGTGGCCGTAGCTGGTCATCGGCATCGCCCCGGCGACGGATGCTGCTCAGCTCCAGTGATTTCAGCGAGTCCAACAGGTGCTCGAACTGACCGGCGCTCTCGGAGTGGCGAGGGGCGATGTCTGCGACCACCAACCGGTCGACCACCTGCGGATGACGCAGCGCCAGCACCATCGCCACCTTGCCGCCCATTGAGTGGCCAACCACGTGCACCGGGCTGTCGGCCGCGAATCCACTCCGCAGGAACTGCGCGACCCGATCGGTGAGATCGATGTAGTCAACGCGATCAGTCCACTCCGATCGACCGTGATTGGGCAGGTCGACCAGCAGCGAAGTGTACTGCGGCGTCAACGCTTTGGCGATCCGGGTGAAGTTCTTGCCCTGTCCGAAGAGCCCGTGCAGGAAGACGATGCGGGCGCCTTCGTCACCGATCTGGGTCGCATGAATCTGCGTCTGCTCCACGGCACCGAAGGTACTAGGCCACGATGAACCCATGACATCCCTTCCCGATTGGGCGCACGGACTGGATCTGCAACCGCACCCGGAAGGTGGTTGGTACGCCGAGACCTACCGGTCAGGGGTGACCATCGGTGACCGGGTCACCGCCACCGCGATCGTCTTCCTGCTGCTGCCCGGTGAGGAGTCGGCGTGGCATCGGGTGCGCTCCGATGAGCTGTGGATCCACCAGAGAGGTGGCCCGCTGGAGCTGGACCTGGGCGGATCAGGCGAGCACCCGGCGTACGCCGATCGCACGATCCTGGGGTCGGACCCGTCAGCGGGGCACCGGTTCCAGTCGTTGGTACCCGGCGGTCACTGGCAGGCGGCGCGCCCCGCGGGTGACGAAGCGGTGCTCGTCGCGTGCGTGGTCACCCCCGGTTTCGACTTCGCGGACTTCGAACTGGCCCCGTCTCCCGGGTGAGCATCGCGCCGTAACGTGACGCTATGACGACGTCGGCGCAGCTGCTCCAGGATCTCTTCGACCGGGTCCGTCTCGAGGCGGTGACGCTTCTCGACGGCGTGACCGCTGCGGATCTCGCCTCGGCACCCGGCGGCAACAACTCGGTGGCCTGGCTGCTGTGGCACACCGCGCGCGTCCAGGACGCGCAGATCGCTGATGTGACAGGTCAGGAGCAGGTGTGGACGGCGGTCGGTTGGGCGCAGCGGTTCGCGTTGCCCTTCGACGACGCGGCTACCGGGTACGGCCAGTCCCGGCAGCAGGCTGCGCAGGTGACGGCGAGCGCCGAGCTGTTGGCGGGCTATCTCGAGGCGGTGTCAGCGCGCAGCCACGCGTACCTGGGCACCCTGCGCGATGCCG
The window above is part of the Branchiibius hedensis genome. Proteins encoded here:
- a CDS encoding mycothiol transferase — its product is MTTSAQLLQDLFDRVRLEAVTLLDGVTAADLASAPGGNNSVAWLLWHTARVQDAQIADVTGQEQVWTAVGWAQRFALPFDDAATGYGQSRQQAAQVTASAELLAGYLEAVSARSHAYLGTLRDADLDAIVDDTWDPPVTLAVRLVSIAADDLQHVGQAAYVLGMTRY
- a CDS encoding helix-turn-helix domain-containing protein, whose protein sequence is MMALSDAEVVRLRERYAAGARQVDLATEFGIAQTAVSAIVNGRTRAAAGGPIATRAPRPAPQRAASSPRKTLSDEQIEHVRRRVAEGDKRAEIAADLGISRHTIDSIISGRRGASAPKPLSDDQIRRIRAAAAAGTSQTRLAQEYGTSQQVISQIVRRVTYAHVT
- a CDS encoding SDR family oxidoreductase translates to MLSSVRPRRAEITGRHVLITGAASGIGRAVAENLAARGAVLHLTDLDAEGLSAARTSIAASGGIVATARSADVTSLDGVRDLAAEVHAGTAAVDAVLNVAGIAIWGKVEHMSAQQWQQVIDVNLMGPIHVIETFVPAMIQHGRRGHLVNVSSAAGLVGLPWHAAYSASKFGVRGVSEVLRFDLARHGIAVTLACPGAVDTPLTESMRIAGIDTSTAQFARLRRRFQHRAVSPQLAAERIVNGMLARKTLVYTSVDIRALHAVQRYVPPAYSAMMHAANRMADRAEGSLR
- a CDS encoding alpha/beta fold hydrolase; the protein is MEQTQIHATQIGDEGARIVFLHGLFGQGKNFTRIAKALTPQYTSLLVDLPNHGRSEWTDRVDYIDLTDRVAQFLRSGFAADSPVHVVGHSMGGKVAMVLALRHPQVVDRLVVADIAPRHSESAGQFEHLLDSLKSLELSSIRRRGDADDQLRPLVPDDAVRGFLLQNLRSSPDGFRWQANLDLLRDSLIPIAGFPQIEATFDHPVLWLAGERSDYITDADRPEMERLFPRMTYVVIKNAGHWLHSDQPEAFTSALRVFLSTQRWQ
- a CDS encoding carboxymuconolactone decarboxylase family protein, giving the protein MSTGRQNPRVRPGRLGQIGVTAWVLARAGGRLAKTEPMDLFRVLGRNKGLFRGWLHFAGRLMPFGTLPRAESELVILRVAALRGSDYELHQHRRIARGAGLSREQIALVGTDLADGDWTDRQRVILAAVDQLVLTRDVDDCAWAEVAEHLDDRQLVELVLLAGHYDMLAAAIRALRIQPETPLR
- a CDS encoding cupin domain-containing protein, which translates into the protein MTSLPDWAHGLDLQPHPEGGWYAETYRSGVTIGDRVTATAIVFLLLPGEESAWHRVRSDELWIHQRGGPLELDLGGSGEHPAYADRTILGSDPSAGHRFQSLVPGGHWQAARPAGDEAVLVACVVTPGFDFADFELAPSPG